A portion of the Oncorhynchus clarkii lewisi isolate Uvic-CL-2024 chromosome 27, UVic_Ocla_1.0, whole genome shotgun sequence genome contains these proteins:
- the LOC139386285 gene encoding apolipoprotein A-IV, which produces MHLKVVIFALSFLTTTAFPLHRTSREASQALQDIMTNQAHEKTDLNKDVNGMWKSHVESSNLYTQDSPNPMVSEIRHKLTLESERLRARLRQELAKLRERLAVYPAHTQSSESTLASVRDRLAPLIKQLQSAGNSNSQELCSHLRLYFQGLEAAESQAAAGPTLYLEAVQWISQTLDDSSAKMTSVIQDFKTKTSSMIRELNGTFQGDFWQEVNVRLGQEVQALSLEVQGRVGVLKAKLVRLLLAPHPLTTEVFTSMEQFCQSATLQDQLFYARIEKHLLGQESQAQSPSEPPSPRLGLLEEDFSAKLSALLQDILHTVQ; this is translated from the exons atgcatCTCAAAGTAGTGATCTTCGCCTTGTCGTTTTTGACAACCACAG CATTCCCACTCCACCGTACCAGCAGAGAAGCATCACAGGCCCTACAGGACATAATGACCAATCAGGCTCATGAGAAGACAGACCTCAACAAGGATGTCAA TGGGATGTGGAAGAGCCATGTGGagagcagcaacctgtacacccAGGACAGCCCCAACCCCATGGTGAGCGAGATCAGGCACAAGCTTACCCTGGAGTCCGAGAGGCTGCGCGCCCGCCTTCGCCAGGAGCTCGCTAAGTTGAGGGAGAGGCTCGCCGTGTACCCTGCCCACACCCAGTCCAGCGAGTCCACCCTGGCCAGCGTGAGAGATCGCCTGGCCCCACTGATCAAGCAGCTCCAGAGCGCCGGGAACAGCAACAGCCAGGAGCTGTGTAGCCACCTCAGGCTCTACTTTCAGGGATTGGAGGCTGCGGAAAGCCAGGCAGCGGCCGGACCCACCCTATACCTGGAGGCCGTGCAGTGGATCAGCCAGACCTTGGATGACAGCAGTGCCAAAATGACCTCCGTCATCCAGGACTTCAAAACCAAGACATCCAGCATGATCAGGGAGCTCAATGGTACCTTCCAGGGGGACTTCTGGCAGGAGGTGAACGTACGGCTGGGGCAGGAGGTGCAGGCGTTGAGTCTGGAGGTCCAGGGCAGGGTGGGGGTGCTGAAAGCAAAGCTGGTCCGTCTCCTGCTGGCTCCACACCCTCTCACGACAGAGGTGTTCACCAGCATGGAGCAGTTCTGCCAGAGTGCCACCTTACAGGACCAGTTGTTCTATGCCAGAATAGAGAAGCACCTTCTGGGGCAGGAGTCACAGGCTCAGAGCCCCAGCGAGCCGCCCTCTCCACGTCTGGGCTTATTGGAGGAGGACTTCTCTGCGAAACTAAGCGCTCTCCTCCAGGACATTCTGCACACTGTCCAGTAA
- the LOC139386132 gene encoding zona pellucida-like domain-containing protein 1, which translates to MLSMCCVSAVMAIFLQPAFSITYNCSALYKRVPDNNDLTVDCGASMINLKVNLCTAQWAGFDPAGLALNGEHNKSQCQGLIDTSVDPPVIRYQLPVNHSQANPCRQSLQILDEAPDASGPFNFFSSIQSVIITGYLNTPKSSVGIISYATDLYYHFSCRYPLEYLLNNTQIVASSVSVATSDNNGTFINTLSMSVFNDTDYGYPLVVPPTGLELRSKVYVEVKATNLTGNFNLLLDHCFATPSAYNMSNNEKHDFFTGCTVDSRSSVTQNGISKNSRFSFEAFRFVTHNNLEKSSIFLHCILRLCEPSKCQKLVDACNSRRKRSLEPFGSESAESATVSVGPLYTSRDEERPAALAYSSGGVQSRGDRVNITGLVVGILFGTAAIALLVLGSWFVLKKFYWAGGLSHSFD; encoded by the exons ATGCTCTCCATGTGCTGTGTCTCCGCTGTGATGGCTATTTTCCTCCAGCCTGCCTTCTCCATTACCTACAACTGTTCTGCTCTGTACAAGAGGGTCCCAG ACAACAACGACTTGACGGTGGACTGCGGGGCCAGTATGATAAATCTGAAGGTGAACCTGTGTACGGCTCAGTGGGCAGGCTTCGACCCCGCCGGTCTGGCTCTGAATGGAGAGCACAACAAGAGCCAGTGCCAGGGCTTGATTGACACCAGCGTGGATCCGCCTGTCATACGCTACCAGCTGCCTGTCAATCACAGCCAGGCGAACCCCTGTCGACAGTCACTGCAG ATCTTGGACGAGGCCCCGGATGCCTCTGGTCCTTTCAACTTTTTCTCCAGCATCCAGTCGGTCATCATCACAGGTTACCTTAACACCCCCAAGTCCTCTGTGGGGATCATCAGTTACGCCACGGACCTCTACTATCACTTCTCCTGCCGCTACCCGCTGGAGTACCTTCTCAACAACACACAGATTGTAGC GTCGTCAGTCTCAGTGGCCACCAGTGACAACAATGGCACGTTCATCAACACCTTGAGTATGAGTGTTTTTAAC GACACTGATTATGGTTACCCATTGGTGGTTCCACCGACAGGACTTGAATTGCGTTCCAAGGTTTATGTGGAGGTCAAGGCCACCAACCTCACTGGGAA tTTTAATCTTTTACTTGACCACTGCTTTGCAACCCCATCAGCGTACAACATGTCAAATAATGAGAAGCACGACTTCTTCACAGG ATGCACTGTTGATTCACGCTCATCAGTCACACAGAATGGTATTTCCAAGAATTCCCGATTCTCCTTTGAGGCATTTCGCTTCGTGACACACAACAACCTGGAAAAGTCCAGTATCTTCCTGCACTGCATCCTTCGACTGTGTGAGCCCAGCAAGTGTCAGAAACTGGTTGAT GCTTGCAATAGCAGGAGAAAGAGATCACTGGAGCCTTTTGGATCCGAGTCAGCGGAATCAGCCACTGTTTCTGTGGGACCACTCTATACTAGCAGAGATG AGGAAAGACCTGCTGCGTTGGCATATA GCAGCGGAGGGGTACAGTCAAGAGGTGACAGGGTTAACATCACAGGGCTGGTGGTAGGGATCCTCTTTGGCACTGCAGCCATAGCCCTGCTTGTCCTTGGCAGCTGGTTTGTCCTCAAGAAGTTCTACTGGGCAGGCGGTCTGTCCCACTCCTTTGACTGA